From Alienimonas californiensis, a single genomic window includes:
- a CDS encoding dual specificity protein phosphatase family protein — protein sequence MIRTAHEDLAFLADAASARDLRRLYDLRIQAVVDLAVEEPPATLGRDLIYCRFPLHDDGSNSPELIATAVETVHMLFVRQIRTLVCCSGGMSRSPVITAAALARLTGGSLEDCLVHLTDGGPRDVSPALLASVRAATAQR from the coding sequence ATGATCCGAACTGCCCATGAAGACTTGGCGTTTCTCGCCGATGCGGCGTCCGCCCGGGATCTGCGGCGGCTCTATGACCTACGGATTCAAGCCGTCGTCGATCTCGCTGTGGAAGAACCGCCCGCCACGCTCGGCCGCGACCTCATCTACTGCCGCTTCCCGCTGCACGACGACGGGTCGAACTCGCCCGAGTTGATCGCGACTGCTGTCGAAACGGTCCATATGCTCTTCGTCCGCCAAATCCGCACGCTGGTGTGCTGTTCGGGGGGGATGAGCCGGTCCCCCGTTATCACCGCGGCGGCGCTGGCCCGGCTGACTGGCGGATCGCTGGAGGATTGCCTCGTCCACCTGACCGACGGCGGGCCACGGGACGTCTCGCCAGCGCTGCTGGCCTCCGTGCGAGCGGCGACGGCACAGCGCTAA
- a CDS encoding DNA gyrase subunit B encodes MSTDAPAPPDTTPETVAGMAPGAGENAGGKTVVGPDGSTYGSDQIRHLQGIEGIRLRPAMYIGGTDAVGLHHLVYELIDNVIDEFSNDYATTCRVKINADGSVTVSDDGRGIPVAETEALGGRSALEVVFTELHAGGKFDRSSGYTTGTGGLHGIGITAVNACAEWLEAEVRRDGYHWTMEFKRGELTQPLKRLGAATETGTTVTFKPDAAIFGDTEVVYETLHRRLRDAAFLNAGLKTSIEDERTDQKEEFRYEDGLTEFVQYLNRTETPLFPQVIRCAGEITVGEEQGAAQLIGVDVAFQYHAGFSEQVRCYGNGIFNSEGGFHLSGFKTALTRTLNAYGKRTNAFKDIVPAGDDFREGLAGVVTVRLPDPKFLAQNKVKLLNNEAEGAVNSVVGEQLAKYLEENPDVAKVVLQKAVKAAEAREAAKKAREMVRRKGALTTGGLPEKLRDCRSRELENTELYLVEGDSAGGSADTGRDSETQAILPLRGKILNVEKAQLVKVLDNNEISNIFKAVGVPPQAGDAEVRKRRYGRIILMCDADIDGSHIRTLILTFLFRHLRELVRCGAVYIAQPPLYRVTKKGSRAAPRYVLTHEEMQTELVELGRDGAELVVKKDGFEFADDALARLSGLLMKLEEPLETLERRGVDFRLLVREELIGADDQGRGGLLPRYRVTIGPNETWLADKAALDAFLEEHQPAAPAPTADGETAAEGAAAEADAGPLFTVTDLHEIRGINEALSELKGLGVNPSDLISAGLRNGEPVVPFFVRHKGGEDGLESLRELLPKLRELGERGLAVVRFKGLGEMDSEELWTTAMDPETRTLMQVTMADASGADEIFRILMGDAVEPRREFIEKHALEARDLDV; translated from the coding sequence ATGTCCACTGACGCTCCCGCTCCCCCCGACACGACCCCCGAGACCGTCGCCGGGATGGCCCCAGGCGCCGGTGAGAACGCCGGCGGGAAAACGGTCGTCGGGCCGGACGGCAGCACGTACGGCTCGGATCAGATCCGTCACCTGCAGGGGATCGAAGGCATCCGCCTGCGGCCGGCGATGTATATCGGCGGCACCGACGCCGTCGGCCTGCACCATCTGGTGTACGAACTCATCGACAACGTCATCGACGAGTTCTCCAACGACTACGCCACGACCTGCCGGGTAAAGATCAACGCGGACGGCTCCGTGACCGTCTCCGACGACGGCCGCGGCATCCCCGTCGCCGAGACCGAGGCGCTCGGCGGCCGCAGCGCCCTGGAGGTCGTCTTCACGGAGCTGCACGCCGGCGGCAAGTTCGACCGCTCCAGCGGCTACACGACCGGCACCGGCGGCCTGCACGGCATCGGCATCACCGCCGTCAACGCCTGCGCCGAATGGCTTGAGGCCGAAGTCCGCCGCGACGGCTATCACTGGACCATGGAGTTCAAACGCGGCGAACTCACCCAGCCGCTCAAGCGGCTTGGCGCCGCGACGGAGACCGGCACCACGGTCACCTTCAAGCCCGACGCCGCCATCTTCGGCGACACCGAAGTCGTCTATGAAACGCTGCACCGCCGCCTGCGGGACGCCGCCTTCCTCAACGCCGGTCTCAAAACCAGCATTGAGGACGAACGCACCGACCAGAAGGAAGAATTCCGCTACGAAGACGGCCTCACGGAGTTCGTGCAGTACCTCAACCGCACCGAAACCCCGCTGTTCCCGCAGGTGATCCGCTGCGCCGGCGAGATCACCGTCGGCGAGGAGCAGGGCGCGGCCCAACTGATCGGCGTGGACGTCGCCTTTCAATATCACGCCGGCTTCTCCGAGCAGGTCCGCTGCTACGGCAACGGCATCTTTAACAGCGAGGGCGGCTTTCACCTCTCCGGATTTAAAACCGCCCTCACCCGCACGCTGAACGCCTACGGCAAGCGGACCAACGCCTTCAAGGACATCGTCCCCGCCGGCGACGACTTCCGCGAAGGCCTCGCCGGCGTGGTGACCGTCCGCCTGCCGGACCCCAAGTTCCTCGCCCAGAATAAGGTCAAGCTGCTCAACAACGAGGCCGAGGGCGCCGTCAACAGCGTCGTCGGGGAGCAACTGGCGAAGTACCTGGAGGAGAACCCGGACGTCGCCAAGGTCGTCCTGCAAAAGGCGGTCAAGGCCGCCGAGGCCCGCGAGGCGGCCAAAAAAGCCCGCGAAATGGTCCGCCGCAAAGGCGCCCTGACCACCGGCGGCCTGCCGGAGAAACTCCGCGACTGCCGCAGCCGGGAGCTGGAAAACACCGAGCTGTATCTGGTCGAAGGCGACTCGGCCGGCGGCTCCGCCGACACCGGCCGCGACAGCGAAACGCAGGCGATCCTGCCGCTGCGGGGCAAGATCCTGAACGTGGAGAAAGCCCAGCTCGTCAAGGTGCTGGACAACAACGAAATTAGCAACATTTTCAAGGCGGTCGGCGTCCCCCCGCAGGCCGGCGACGCGGAAGTCCGCAAGCGCCGCTACGGCCGCATTATTCTGATGTGCGACGCCGACATCGACGGCTCCCACATCCGCACGCTGATCCTCACCTTCCTGTTCCGGCACCTCCGCGAACTGGTGCGGTGCGGGGCGGTGTATATCGCCCAGCCGCCGCTGTATCGGGTGACGAAAAAGGGCTCCCGGGCCGCCCCGCGGTACGTCCTGACCCACGAGGAGATGCAGACCGAACTGGTCGAGCTGGGCCGCGACGGCGCGGAGTTGGTCGTGAAGAAGGACGGTTTCGAGTTCGCCGACGACGCCCTCGCCCGGCTGTCCGGCCTGCTGATGAAGCTGGAAGAGCCGTTGGAAACGCTCGAACGCCGCGGCGTGGATTTCCGCCTGCTGGTCCGCGAGGAATTGATCGGCGCCGACGACCAGGGCCGCGGCGGCCTGCTGCCCCGCTACCGGGTGACGATCGGCCCGAACGAGACTTGGCTCGCCGATAAGGCCGCCCTCGACGCCTTCCTGGAAGAGCATCAGCCCGCCGCCCCGGCGCCGACCGCGGACGGGGAGACCGCCGCGGAAGGGGCCGCCGCGGAGGCCGACGCCGGCCCGCTGTTTACGGTCACCGACCTGCACGAGATCCGCGGCATCAACGAGGCCCTGAGCGAATTGAAGGGCTTGGGCGTGAACCCGTCGGACCTGATCTCCGCCGGCCTGCGCAACGGCGAGCCGGTCGTGCCGTTCTTCGTCCGTCATAAAGGCGGCGAGGACGGCCTCGAAAGCCTGCGGGAACTGCTCCCGAAGCTGCGCGAGTTGGGCGAACGCGGCCTCGCCGTGGTCCGCTTTAAAGGGCTGGGCGAGATGGACAGCGAAGAATTGTGGACGACCGCGATGGACCCGGAGACCCGCACCCTGATGCAGGTCACGATGGCCGACGCCAGCGGCGCCGACGAGATCTTCCGCATCCTGATGGGCGACGCCGTCGAACCCCGCCGCGAGTTCATCGAAAAGCACGCCCTCGAAGCCCGCGACCTGGACGTGTGA
- a CDS encoding DUF721 domain-containing protein: MPPRKPVGSSNRPRPGRPTGGPGTPPTLGAALAELIRIKGVASTGESTQLAKDWRAAAGDRIADRTRVIGVRHGALHVGVQNSALLGELASFHQDRLLAEMQRRMPETRLRTLKFKLNGELRKPPSERPNPAQPPDPALGNDQSPRDKNQRPFGG; the protein is encoded by the coding sequence ATGCCGCCCCGCAAGCCCGTCGGTTCGAGCAACAGGCCCCGTCCCGGTCGTCCGACGGGCGGCCCCGGCACGCCGCCGACGCTCGGGGCGGCGTTGGCGGAGCTGATTCGTATCAAGGGCGTCGCCTCGACCGGGGAGAGCACGCAGTTGGCGAAGGACTGGCGGGCCGCGGCCGGGGACCGGATCGCGGATCGCACCCGGGTGATCGGCGTGCGGCACGGGGCGTTGCACGTGGGCGTGCAGAACTCCGCGTTGCTGGGGGAGCTGGCCTCCTTCCATCAGGACCGCCTGCTGGCGGAGATGCAGCGCCGCATGCCGGAAACCCGGCTGCGGACGTTGAAGTTCAAACTCAACGGCGAACTCCGCAAGCCCCCCTCGGAGCGCCCGAACCCCGCCCAACCGCCCGACCCGGCTTTGGGGAATGATCAGAGCCCAAGAGACAAGAACCAAAGGCCGTTCGGAGGCTGA
- a CDS encoding very short patch repair endonuclease: MADSVDPAVRSAIMRAVRSENTGPERVVRKLAHRLGYRFRLHRRDLPGTPDLVFPGRRKALFVHGCFWHRHPHPDCRRGRSTPASRTEYWEAKFARNVTRDRRNERELRAAGWGVMVVWECQTRPAELDRLAGRLRRFLG; this comes from the coding sequence GTGGCCGATTCCGTCGACCCTGCCGTGCGGAGCGCCATCATGCGGGCGGTGCGGTCGGAGAACACCGGGCCGGAGCGCGTGGTGCGAAAACTGGCCCATCGACTGGGCTATCGGTTCCGACTGCACCGCCGCGACCTGCCCGGCACGCCGGACCTGGTCTTCCCCGGCCGGCGGAAGGCGCTCTTCGTGCACGGCTGCTTCTGGCATCGGCACCCGCATCCCGATTGCCGTCGCGGTCGCAGCACGCCGGCCAGCCGCACGGAGTACTGGGAGGCGAAGTTCGCCCGCAACGTGACCCGCGATCGCCGCAACGAGCGGGAACTGCGGGCCGCCGGCTGGGGGGTGATGGTCGTGTGGGAATGCCAGACCCGGCCGGCGGAACTGGACCGGCTGGCCGGCCGGCTGCGGCGGTTTCTGGGCTGA
- the dcm gene encoding DNA cytosine methyltransferase, with product MTPRFATIAPTAADLRGGVLPLGPLRGGPWLSDAETLRIEVPTDGISDDGAARQIDAALSGDGPLFGESAQSPELAAWYQEAGLTAGGSLLIRRIGRGRVRVSPLGPPFRFIDLFAGIGGFRLGFEAAGGECVFSSEIDADACDTYEANFGDRPHGDITAIDAADVPEHDLLLGGFPCQAFSIIGKRRGFEDTRGTLFFDVARILKERRPAAAVLENVKQFRTHDGGRTCATVVNTLEELGYTTHVTVLNALNYGVAQRRERTFIVALRNDLETAPFRWPEPYPERADLAEILEPDDAVAPKLWGTEYIRAKRLARLREQGKQPIRPSIWHENKGGHIGQHPYSCALRANASHSYLLVNGERRPTGRELLRLQGFPDDFRIAVSHRALRKQCGNSVAVPVIAEVAAAVRRALRDA from the coding sequence ATGACCCCGCGGTTCGCGACGATCGCCCCGACCGCCGCCGACCTCCGGGGCGGCGTGCTGCCGCTCGGCCCGCTGCGGGGCGGCCCCTGGCTGAGCGACGCCGAGACGTTGCGGATCGAAGTCCCGACCGACGGCATTTCAGACGACGGGGCCGCCCGCCAGATCGACGCCGCCCTGTCCGGCGACGGGCCGCTGTTCGGGGAGTCGGCCCAGTCCCCGGAACTGGCTGCCTGGTATCAAGAGGCCGGCCTGACCGCCGGCGGCTCGCTGCTAATCCGGCGAATCGGCCGCGGGCGGGTGCGGGTCTCGCCGCTGGGGCCGCCGTTTCGGTTTATTGATCTGTTCGCGGGGATCGGGGGCTTCCGGCTGGGCTTTGAGGCGGCCGGGGGCGAATGCGTGTTCTCCTCGGAGATCGACGCCGACGCCTGCGACACCTACGAGGCGAACTTCGGCGACCGACCGCACGGCGACATCACCGCAATTGACGCCGCCGACGTGCCGGAGCACGACCTGTTATTGGGCGGCTTCCCCTGTCAGGCCTTCAGCATCATCGGCAAGCGGCGGGGCTTCGAGGACACCCGCGGAACGCTGTTCTTCGACGTCGCCCGCATTCTCAAGGAACGCCGCCCCGCCGCCGCGGTCCTGGAGAACGTCAAACAATTCCGCACCCACGACGGCGGCCGCACCTGCGCCACCGTGGTGAACACGCTGGAGGAGCTGGGTTATACGACCCACGTGACGGTGCTGAACGCCCTGAACTACGGCGTCGCCCAGCGGCGGGAACGCACCTTCATCGTCGCCCTGCGGAACGATTTAGAGACCGCCCCCTTCCGTTGGCCGGAGCCCTACCCGGAGCGGGCCGACCTGGCGGAGATCCTCGAACCGGACGACGCCGTCGCCCCGAAGCTGTGGGGCACCGAATATATCCGGGCGAAGCGTCTGGCCCGCCTACGGGAGCAGGGCAAACAGCCGATCCGCCCGTCGATCTGGCACGAGAACAAAGGCGGCCACATCGGCCAGCACCCGTATAGCTGCGCCCTGCGGGCGAACGCCAGCCACAGCTATTTATTAGTCAACGGCGAGCGCCGCCCCACCGGCCGGGAACTGCTGCGACTGCAGGGATTTCCCGACGATTTCCGCATTGCGGTGAGCCATCGGGCGCTGCGCAAACAATGCGGCAACAGCGTCGCCGTCCCGGTCATCGCCGAAGTCGCCGCCGCGGTGCGGCGGGCATTGAGGGACGCATGA